The stretch of DNA GCAAATGACCATTATATTGAGGTTTGTGAACAATCatgggattttgacagaaagATTTTTTGTCATCAAAAGTGTTAGTGACATTACCtcaatgaatttgaaaaatGAGATATCAAATGTTCTTGTTCATCATGATCTCCATGTTAAGAAAATCAGAGGCCAAGGATATGATGGTGCTAGCAATATGCGTGGAGCGTGGAATGGACTTCAAGcattatttctcaaagattgtcCCTATGCATACTATGTCCACTGTTTTGCACATCGTTTACAACTGACATTGGTTTCTGCAGCTAAGGATGTTAGTGTTATTTGGGAATTCTTTTCTCATTTGGACAATATTGTTAATATTGTCACTTCTTCTACTAAGCGCATTGCTGAATTACATACTGCACAGAGAAATGAAATTGAGTATATGTTGTCAATTGGAGAACGTGATTCTGGAAGTGGTGCAAACCAGATTGGTAATTTGCAACGAGCAGGAGCTACTCGTTGGAGTTCTCACTATGATTCGGTAAAAAGCTTGATAGGTATGTACACTGCAACTTGCAAAGTTTTTGAAGATCTCGGTGATTATTCTCCAAATGGAAGAGTTAAGGCTGAAGTTCGGGGGATTTACAGAAACATGGCAAGCtttgaatttgtgtttattttgcacttaatgcataaaattatgagaacaaCAGATACTCTTTGTCaaattcttcaaagaaaatctcaaGACATTTTGACTGCTATCACATTTGTCACTACTACCAAAACTTGCCTTCAAGAATTTAGAGAATGTGGGTGGAATGAATTTCTTCAGGAAGTTAAAGTTTTTTGCTCAAGAAATGAAATTGATGTACCTGACCTTGATTGTCTATATAAGATTAGACGTTCATGTCGGCAAACTACAATAGAACATCATTACcactttgatgtttttaatgcagCAATAGATTTCATTTTGATGGAGTTAAATACTCGGTTCAATGAGTCATCGGTGGAACTTCTTTCTCTTAGTACAGCTTTAGATCCTAAAAATTCATTTGACTCATTTAACAGTGATGATATTTGCAAGCTTGCGAAGAAGTTTAATCCTGGAGATTTCACAGATCAAGAAATTGTTGCTTTGGAGTATGAATTGATACATTATAAACTTGATGTGATGCAGAATTTAAAGGTTTCTACACTTGTTGAGTTGTGTCAGCAATTGACCGAGAGTGGACGGTCAAGTGTTTATGTTATGTTGACTAGATTGAttcatcttgttttgacattacTTGTGTCTACTGCCACTACTGAGCGGGCTTTTTCAGCAATGAAGCATGTGAAGACGGCACTTCGCAATAAAATGGAGGATGACTTTCTTGCCGATTGTTTGACACTCTATATTGAACGAGATTTAGCTAAACATATTGATGTAAATTCtattattgatgaattt from Primulina tabacum isolate GXHZ01 chromosome 3, ASM2559414v2, whole genome shotgun sequence encodes:
- the LOC142538321 gene encoding uncharacterized protein LOC142538321, with the translated sequence MGPYQPDMLEYPGFDNWKRVNQGKTCAFLAHIGSAASSPHTMCERRAENLMRPSQHIDKVMHAQSKEEKEKNRLRLSTSIVVVRWLALQGCAFRGNDESLSSSNRGNFLELVKAFAKMNIEIDEVVLENAPKNAQYIAPEIQKEILHIMANRVRQMVREEVGDKYFCILVDEARDISKQEQMTIILRFVNNHGILTERFFVIKSVSDITSMNLKNEISNVLVHHDLHVKKIRGQGYDGASNMRGAWNGLQALFLKDCPYAYYVHCFAHRLQLTLVSAAKDVSVIWEFFSHLDNIVNIVTSSTKRIAELHTAQRNEIEYMLSIGERDSGSGANQIGNLQRAGATRWSSHYDSVKSLIGMYTATCKVFEDLGDYSPNGRVKAEVRGIYRNMASFEFVFILHLMHKIMRTTDTLCQILQRKSQDILTAITFVTTTKTCLQEFRECGWNEFLQEVKVFCSRNEIDVPDLDCLYKIRRSCRQTTIEHHYHFDVFNAAIDFILMELNTRFNESSVELLSLSTALDPKNSFDSFNSDDICKLAKKFNPGDFTDQEIVALEYELIHYKLDVMQNLKVSTLVELCQQLTESGRSSVYVMLTRLIHLVLTLLVSTATTERAFSAMKHVKTALRNKMEDDFLADWIYHKGGDSRSNSTEKLESANRKKIPHYPRASTGSCHELCKYGRKHEYEEKTRTPLRNRIAKISPTEQNGVGKKNSPGLQPSPDILMIILALLVLF